TTCGGTCACGGTGGCCACGGTACTGCGCGGATTGCTTCCCGAACCACTGCGCTGCTCAATCGCGATTACGGGTGAGAGGCCATGAATATAGTCGACATTGGGTCGATCCATTTGATCCAGGATCTGACGCGCCTTGGAGGAGAGGCTTTCGATGTATTTGCGGTAGCCTTCTGCGTAGAGCGTGTCGAAAGCAAGGGAGGATTTTCCCGAACCACTGACGCCGGTGATCACGATGAGCTGACCCCGAGGCAAGTGGATGTCGAGGTTCTTGAGATTGTGCTCACGGGCACCTTTGATGTGGATGGATTGCAGATCGCTCATGACACCCTTTCATGAAGATGGGAAGCATCTGAAATAGCAAACCTGATCCAGCGCGGGGCAGGATCTTGTGGGTTCTCCATTCACCGGGAAAAGGTAGATCGAGGGGTTCGTTGTAGTGTGTGGGGAACGCGAGCTGGAAGCTCCCTCTACGCTGTATGGGACACGCGAGCTGGAAGCTCCCGCTACGCTGGATGGGACACGCGAGCTGGAAGCTCCCTCTACGCTGTGGGGGATACGCGAGCTGGAAGCTCCCGCTACGCTGGATCTTGAGCTGAAAGCATCCACTGTGCTGCATCGAACATGTGCCACTTCAAATGCCTTGCGAAAAACGTCTGGACGGGTTGATGAGATTGTATTTGAAGACTAGTTTTGCTAAGTATTGCTTCACAATGAAACCGATTCTCTACATTAAGTCCGGATGTCCGTGGTGTCGCTCGGCCCGATCCTTTTTTGAACAGCACGGGGTTGAAGTGGAAATCCGTGATGTCATGCGCAGTCCGAAGGACATGGATCGAATGGTGGAAATCAGCGGGCAGACCCTGACGCCGACCTTTGAGTATGGTGAATTCATCGTGGCCGACTTCAGTGTGGATGAGTTTGTACAGGAATTGGAGGAGTTTCCCGAGGT
The DNA window shown above is from Puniceicoccaceae bacterium and carries:
- a CDS encoding glutaredoxin family protein: MKPILYIKSGCPWCRSARSFFEQHGVEVEIRDVMRSPKDMDRMVEISGQTLTPTFEYGEFIVADFSVDEFVQELEEFPEVKRELGIDDEA